In a genomic window of Sarcophilus harrisii chromosome 4, mSarHar1.11, whole genome shotgun sequence:
- the GP1BA gene encoding platelet glycoprotein Ib alpha chain, with product MNWRCSWKMDPVLLLVLLFLLLLGPSHSQSPCETQKGASKMETNCESLGLKSVPLKLSPDTAILFLQNNGLKSFSTSSLSFLTQLTELYIAKNNMSVLIADGKLPLLSILDLSDNCLKTLPSLGHFLPSLTSLDLSRNALESLSPGLLAGLNSLENLYLGGNKLRSLPPDFLKAAFKLQKLDLAKNRLEHLSVDLLADLGNLNTLFLQDNQLSVLPFGFFKDHLLPYVFLHSNPWNCNCELQYLRHWLLENQGNVYLWKEGVDVKVMTPDVKSVQCEVPKGTPVYSFSANCPITGDEDYDSYYGQDEVTVQGVLNSETTTIPTTISLEHSTVLSSSKLTTTELTTFPITPEKNTFPTTRKSIIFLNSPETTGLPTMSELTRFLNSEVTTFHITPENTILPTTQGVVTFLNSSETTTMFPTMPKLTRFLISPKGTTLQLTPENAIFPPTRSTIFPNSPETTQFPTMPKLTRLLISPEATTLQITPEPTAFSENLETTRFQTSPETTTFPVTAETTMLQITSEFVTFPIIDSIVDPSMSVTPPSLFSTLILPKSNILPPNEAVTLGSLGDPSNSSSPISISCCLLSLRFYIFGTAWVLVSSIVLILFLALAQPPLHLLRTRTFMEDIPNPRATVHLELPKGKEVIVHRAWLLFLGGSIPSFRTRLFLWVRSNGRVGPLTLKRKPSAISLGRGEDLLGSVSIRYSGHSL from the exons ATGAATTGGAGGTGCTCATGGAAAATG gATCCTGTGCTACTCTtggtcctcctcttcctcctgcttctGGGACCCTCCCATTCCCAGTCTCCCTGTGAGACTCAAAAAGGGGCTAGCAAGATGGAAACTAACTGTGAATCCCTTGGTCTGAAGTCTGTACCACTAAAGCTATCCCCAGACACTGCCATCCTCTTCCTTCAGAATAATGGCCTGAAATCCTTCTCCACTTCTTCTCTCAGTTTTCTAACCCAACTCACTGAACTCTACATAGCTAAAAATAATATGAGTGTCCTGATAGCAGATGGGAAGCTTCCACTCCTCTCAATCCTGGATCTCTCTGATAATTGCCTAAAGACCCTGCCTTCACTAGGgcatttcctcccttctcttacctcTCTTGATCTCTCCAGAAATGCCCTAGAGTCCCTGTCTCCAGGTCTCCTGGCTGGCCTGAATTCGTTAGAGAACCTCTACCTTGGAGGCAACAAGCTGAGGAGTCTGCCCCCAGACTTTCTGAAAGCAGCATTCAAACTCCAGAAGCTGGATCTAGCAAAAAATCGCCTGGAACATCTATCAGTCGACCTGTTGGCAGACCTCGGCAATCTAAACACCCTCTTCCTACAGGATAACCAGCTCTCTGTCCTTCCTTTTGGCTTCTTCAAGGATCATCTCCTACCTTACGTCTTCCTCCATTCCAATCCGTGGAACTGTAACTGTGAACTTCAATATCTACGTCACTGGCTACTGGAAAATCAGGGTAATGTCTACCTTTGGAAGGAAGGTGTGGATGTCAAAGTCATGACTCCAGATGTGAAGAGTGTCCAGTGTGAGGTTCCAAAGGGAACACCTGTCTACAGTTTCTCTGCAAATTGTCCCATCACTGGGGATGAAGATTATGACAGCTACTATGGGCAAGATGAGGTAACTGTGCAAGGGGTCTTAAATTCTGAAACTACTACTATTCCAACCACCATATCTCTGGAGCATTCCACAGTCCTTAGTAGCTCAAAACTCACCACGACAGAACTCACCACTTTCCCAATAACCCCAGAAAAAAACACATTCCCAACTACCAGAAAGTCCATCATATTCCTTAACAGCCCAGAAACAACTGGGCTCCCAACTATGTCGGAACTTACTAGGTTCCTGAACTCAGAAGTTACTACATTTCACATCACTCCAGAAAATACCATACTCCCAACTACCCAAGGGGTCGTCACATTCCTCAACAGCTCAGAAACTACTACTATGTTCCCAACAATGCCAAAACTCACTAGATTTCTGATCTCCCCAAAAGGTACCACACTTCAGCTCACCCCAGAAAATGCCATATTCCCACCTACCAGATCCACCATATTCCCTAACAGCCCAGAAACTACTCAGTTCCCAACAATGCCAAAACTCACTAGGCTCCTGATCTCCCCAGAAGCTACCACATTGCAGATCACCCCAGAACCCACTGCATTTTCAGAGAATCTGGAAACAACTAGGTTCCAGACTTCTCCAGAAACCACCACATTTCCAGTAACCGCAGAAACTACCATGTTGCAAATAACCTCAGAATTTGTCACATTTCCAATCATAGATTCCATTGTAGATCCTTCTATGTCTGTTACCCCCCCCAGTCTTTTTTCAACTTTAATCCTCCCAAAATCCAACATTCTGCCACCAAATGAAGCTGTGACTCTAGGAAGCTTAGGTGATCCTAGCAATTCCTCCTCCCCCATTTCCATCTCCTGCTGCCTTCTGTCTCTGAGATTCTACATCTTTGGAACAGCTTGGGTTCTTGTCTCTTCCAttgttctcattctcttcttagcTCTAGCTCAGCCCCCACTTCATCTGCTAAGGACCCGTACCTTTATGGAGGACATCCCCAATCCAAGGGCCACTGTCCACCTCGAACTCCCTAAGGGGAAGGAAGTGATAGTCCATAGAGCTTGGCTTCTCTTTCTTGGAGGATCAATACCTTCCTTCCGCACTAGACTCTTTCTGTGGGTACGGTCCAATGGCAGAGTGGGACCTCTAACTCTGAAGAGGAAGCCATCTGCCATAAGCCTGGGTCGAGGAGAAGACTTGCTGGGGTCCGTTAGCATCAGGTATTCAGGCCACAGCCTCTGA